One window of Chryseobacterium indologenes genomic DNA carries:
- a CDS encoding OmpA family protein: MKNLKLGISALALTVASTVFAQTTNNPWLIGVGAHAENHVAARGNFSNTFSANNLTKSMFNVNNFSITPPLSKLTVARNVGKGLVIDWQTSVGNVENKRFNMGKEFFLMTGLGFQAHAAGLLWNEESWFDPYLRVGANYLRHDYTALTFPRTSVDANGNPIETVVNGKDGNENGKANHFTVATGAGANFWVTKNFGLGIQGDYVSTPGDNSTVANFWQASASILFRFGNRDRDKDGILDKDDLCPDTPGLPEFQGCPDTDGDGVPDKDDQCPEVAGPVENNGCPWPDTDGDGVIDKDDACPTVAGPAENNGCPWPDTDGDGILDKDDACPTVPGLPEYNGCPKPKDVIAKEATGALKDILFDFNKATIRPESSGKLDQAATIIKQSNDGTFLVTGHTDKKGADAYNLKLSRQRAASVVGALEARGVSGNQLKSVGVGERDATVSEKASDAERMVDRKVVVEAINGAAWDALKKSDLEVVEKKTVVKKAKKAPAKKKAAAKKKK; the protein is encoded by the coding sequence ATGAAAAATCTAAAATTAGGAATTTCAGCATTGGCGCTTACTGTTGCCTCTACTGTTTTCGCACAGACTACCAACAATCCGTGGTTAATCGGAGTTGGTGCTCATGCTGAAAACCACGTAGCAGCAAGAGGTAACTTCAGTAATACGTTCTCTGCTAACAATTTGACGAAGAGTATGTTCAATGTGAACAACTTCTCTATTACTCCTCCATTATCTAAGTTAACAGTTGCTAGAAATGTTGGTAAAGGTTTAGTAATTGACTGGCAGACTTCTGTTGGGAACGTTGAAAACAAAAGATTCAACATGGGGAAAGAATTTTTCCTAATGACAGGTCTTGGTTTCCAAGCTCACGCTGCAGGTCTTTTATGGAACGAAGAATCTTGGTTTGATCCATATTTAAGAGTTGGTGCTAACTACTTAAGACATGACTATACAGCTCTTACTTTCCCTAGAACATCTGTTGACGCTAACGGTAATCCAATCGAAACTGTTGTTAATGGTAAGGATGGTAACGAAAACGGTAAAGCTAACCACTTTACAGTTGCTACAGGTGCTGGTGCTAACTTCTGGGTAACTAAGAACTTCGGTCTTGGTATTCAGGGAGATTATGTATCAACTCCAGGTGACAACTCTACAGTGGCTAACTTCTGGCAAGCTTCTGCTTCTATCTTATTCAGATTTGGAAACAGAGATAGAGATAAGGATGGTATCCTAGATAAAGATGACCTTTGTCCAGATACTCCAGGTTTACCAGAATTCCAAGGATGTCCTGATACTGACGGTGACGGAGTTCCAGATAAAGACGATCAATGTCCAGAAGTGGCAGGTCCAGTTGAAAACAACGGATGCCCTTGGCCAGATACTGACGGTGATGGTGTAATCGACAAAGATGACGCTTGTCCTACAGTAGCAGGTCCTGCTGAAAACAATGGTTGTCCTTGGCCAGATACAGACGGTGACGGTATCTTAGATAAAGATGATGCTTGTCCTACTGTTCCAGGTCTTCCTGAATACAACGGATGTCCTAAGCCAAAAGATGTTATCGCTAAAGAGGCTACAGGTGCTCTTAAAGATATCTTATTTGACTTCAATAAAGCTACTATCAGACCTGAATCTAGCGGTAAATTAGATCAAGCTGCAACAATCATTAAGCAATCTAACGATGGTACATTCTTAGTAACTGGTCACACAGATAAGAAAGGTGCTGATGCTTACAACTTGAAACTTTCTAGACAAAGAGCTGCTTCAGTAGTAGGTGCTCTAGAAGCTAGAGGTGTTAGCGGTAATCAGTTAAAATCTGTAGGAGTTGGTGAAAGAGACGCTACTGTTTCTGAAAAAGCTTCTGACGCTGAAAGAATGGTTGACAGAAAAGTAGTTGTTGAGGCTATCAACGGTGCTGCTTGGGATGCACTTAAGAAATCTGATCTAGAAGTTGTAGAGAAGAAGACTGTAGTGAAAAAAGCTAAAAAAGCTCCAGCTAAGAAAAAAGCTGCTGCTAAAAAGAAAAAATAA
- a CDS encoding YebC/PmpR family DNA-binding transcriptional regulator, whose protein sequence is MGRAFEYRKASKMARWDKMAKTFSKIGKDIALAVKAGGTDPEANPALRRCIQNAKGANMPKDNVERAIKKASGADAENYEEITYEGYGQGGVAFFVECTTNNTTRTVANVRAIFNKFDGNLGKNGELAFIFDRKGIFTIDLAQIKMDWDDFEMEMIDGGAEDVEKDEEEVMITTAFEDFGSLSHKLDDLGIEAKSAELQRIPNNTKEVNAEQFKANMKMLERFEEDDDVQNVYHNMEITEELMDSL, encoded by the coding sequence ATGGGAAGAGCATTTGAATATAGAAAAGCTTCTAAAATGGCCAGATGGGATAAGATGGCCAAAACATTCTCCAAAATAGGTAAAGACATTGCATTAGCTGTAAAGGCTGGTGGAACAGATCCGGAAGCCAATCCGGCCCTGAGAAGATGTATCCAGAATGCAAAAGGGGCAAACATGCCTAAGGACAACGTAGAACGTGCAATTAAGAAAGCAAGCGGTGCCGATGCAGAGAACTATGAAGAAATCACGTATGAAGGTTATGGACAAGGTGGTGTTGCTTTTTTTGTAGAATGTACTACAAACAACACAACAAGAACTGTAGCGAACGTGAGAGCTATTTTTAACAAGTTTGATGGTAACCTTGGGAAAAATGGTGAATTAGCATTTATCTTTGATAGAAAAGGAATTTTCACCATTGATCTGGCTCAGATCAAAATGGATTGGGATGATTTTGAAATGGAAATGATTGATGGTGGTGCAGAAGATGTGGAAAAAGATGAAGAAGAAGTAATGATTACAACTGCTTTTGAAGATTTCGGTTCTTTATCTCACAAATTGGATGATTTGGGAATTGAAGCAAAAAGTGCAGAACTTCAAAGAATTCCAAACAATACAAAAGAAGTAAATGCAGAACAGTTTAAAGCTAACATGAAAATGCTTGAGCGTTTCGAAGAGGATGATGACGTTCAAAACGTTTACCACAATATGGAAATCACAGAAGAGCTGATGGACTCTTTATAA
- a CDS encoding UDP-2,3-diacylglucosamine diphosphatase, protein MKRNVELVVISDVHLGTYGCKAKELLRYLNSIQPKTLVLNGDIIDIWQFKKSYFPKPHLKVIRKILSLATKNTDVYYITGNHDEMFRKFTDFELGKLKVCNKICLNIDQKKTWIFHGDVFDASVQHSKWIAKLGGKGYDLLIIINNVVNWFLEKMGKEKYSFSKKIKNNVKKAVKYIGDFELTASELAIDNNYDYVVCGHIHQPQIREVVNKKGSCTYLNSGDWIENLSALEYNNKEWTIFYYDEHKHLLKDDEVEEIQEMDNSALLKIITNFS, encoded by the coding sequence ATGAAAAGAAACGTTGAATTAGTTGTTATATCGGATGTTCATTTGGGAACTTATGGATGTAAGGCTAAAGAATTGCTGAGATATCTCAATTCTATCCAGCCTAAAACTTTAGTTTTGAACGGTGATATTATTGATATCTGGCAGTTTAAAAAGTCTTACTTCCCTAAACCTCATTTGAAAGTAATCAGAAAGATTCTTTCATTGGCGACCAAGAACACAGACGTCTATTACATCACGGGTAATCATGATGAAATGTTTCGGAAGTTCACAGATTTTGAACTTGGAAAACTTAAAGTCTGCAATAAAATCTGTCTGAATATTGATCAGAAAAAAACCTGGATATTTCACGGTGATGTTTTCGATGCATCCGTCCAGCATTCAAAATGGATCGCCAAACTAGGCGGAAAAGGCTACGATCTCCTTATTATTATCAATAATGTTGTAAATTGGTTCTTAGAAAAAATGGGTAAAGAGAAATACTCATTTTCCAAAAAGATCAAAAACAATGTGAAAAAAGCGGTGAAATATATTGGTGATTTTGAACTTACAGCTTCGGAGCTGGCTATTGACAATAATTATGATTATGTAGTTTGCGGACATATCCATCAGCCACAGATCCGTGAGGTTGTTAATAAAAAAGGATCCTGCACCTATTTGAATTCAGGGGACTGGATTGAAAATCTCTCTGCTTTAGAATACAATAATAAAGAATGGACCATTTTTTATTATGATGAGCATAAACACTTGCTGAAAGATGATGAAGTGGAAGAAATTCAGGAAATGGATAATTCTGCTCTTTTAAAAATCATAACCAATTTTTCCTAG
- a CDS encoding glycosyltransferase family protein — protein sequence MKILYAFQGTGNGHVARAQEIIPLLKKYASVDTLISGHQSQLKADFDINFQYRGISLLYNKTGGLSYRKTFTENKFLEAAKTIKELELSQYDLIINDYEPLTGWASKLKKLPMIELSHQASMSFPETPKPKKKDFLGEMILKYYVPSERKIGFHFENYHPQIKKPVIRRKIRNLNPYKQGYYLVYLPSFADENIIKVLRKIPVEWKVFSKYSKVQVKVKNVEVFPIDEVQYLKYFEGCEGILCNAGFESPAEALFMDKKLFVIPIHNQYEQECNACALDKMGIPNSKVLDLQEIMEWVASDHHLKVDYPDDIEEILLNEVLIL from the coding sequence ATGAAGATTTTATATGCATTCCAGGGTACTGGGAACGGTCATGTTGCCAGAGCACAGGAAATTATTCCTCTTCTCAAAAAATATGCATCCGTTGATACATTGATCAGCGGACATCAATCGCAATTAAAGGCTGATTTTGACATCAATTTCCAATACAGAGGTATTTCCCTTCTTTATAATAAAACAGGCGGTTTATCCTACCGAAAAACGTTTACCGAAAATAAATTCCTTGAAGCAGCCAAAACAATAAAGGAACTGGAACTCTCACAATATGATTTAATCATTAACGATTATGAGCCTTTGACGGGCTGGGCTTCCAAACTGAAAAAGCTTCCGATGATAGAACTTAGCCATCAGGCTTCCATGAGTTTTCCGGAAACACCCAAACCAAAGAAAAAAGACTTTCTGGGAGAAATGATTTTAAAATATTATGTTCCCAGTGAAAGAAAAATAGGGTTTCATTTTGAGAACTACCATCCTCAGATCAAAAAACCGGTGATCAGAAGAAAAATCAGAAATCTTAATCCTTATAAACAGGGATATTATCTGGTCTATCTTCCCAGCTTTGCGGATGAAAACATCATTAAGGTTTTAAGAAAAATTCCTGTGGAATGGAAAGTATTTTCAAAATACAGTAAAGTACAGGTTAAAGTAAAAAATGTAGAAGTATTTCCTATTGATGAAGTGCAATACCTGAAGTACTTTGAAGGCTGTGAGGGAATTTTGTGCAACGCAGGTTTTGAAAGCCCGGCAGAAGCACTCTTTATGGATAAAAAGCTATTCGTAATTCCTATTCATAATCAGTATGAACAGGAATGTAATGCATGTGCCCTTGATAAAATGGGAATCCCTAATTCCAAAGTATTAGATCTTCAGGAAATTATGGAATGGGTAGCTTCAGATCATCATCTGAAAGTGGATTACCCGGATGATATTGAAGAGATTCTACTGAATGAGGTGTTAATTCTTTAA
- a CDS encoding GNAT family N-acetyltransferase, whose product MKFENNKSGNGGVLTLNNEIKEVGRLTYTIFPEDHKLIISFVLVHPEFEGRGMGKFLVEEAIRFARENNWKVYPHCSYARSVMMRMSDVDDIFLKN is encoded by the coding sequence ATGAAATTTGAAAACAATAAATCCGGAAACGGCGGGGTTCTTACCCTAAACAACGAAATAAAAGAGGTAGGCAGACTTACCTATACCATTTTCCCTGAAGATCATAAACTGATTATTTCATTTGTTCTGGTACATCCCGAATTTGAAGGCAGAGGAATGGGTAAATTTTTAGTGGAAGAAGCCATCAGGTTTGCAAGAGAAAACAATTGGAAAGTATATCCGCACTGTTCCTATGCAAGATCTGTGATGATGAGAATGAGTGATGTGGATGATATATTTTTAAAGAATTAA
- a CDS encoding RDD family protein, whose protein sequence is MSQIAINTSQNVNINFNIAGVGERMLAFIIDLLIRIAYVVIILYLFFNILDLGYLLDGLDEWSIRAVYLILTFPIYIYPLVLESLMEGQTPGKKLMKIKVVKIDGYQASFADYMIRWVFRIVDVSFAGVIGLISMIVSKNNQRLGDIASGTAVISLKNNINISHTILENIHENYIPSFPQVIALSDNDMRIIKDNYTKALKVDDRQIISKLSEKIKSILKLEIDATKMTERQFINVIIKDYNYYTGKDN, encoded by the coding sequence ATGTCTCAAATTGCGATAAATACCTCACAAAATGTAAATATTAATTTTAATATTGCAGGCGTAGGAGAAAGGATGCTTGCCTTCATAATTGATCTTCTGATCAGGATCGCTTATGTGGTGATTATCCTGTATTTATTCTTCAATATTCTTGACCTGGGATATTTATTAGACGGCCTTGATGAATGGTCTATAAGAGCGGTATATCTTATCCTTACTTTTCCTATTTACATTTATCCGCTTGTATTGGAAAGCTTGATGGAGGGCCAGACGCCCGGCAAAAAACTAATGAAAATCAAAGTGGTAAAGATTGACGGGTATCAGGCAAGTTTCGCCGATTATATGATCCGTTGGGTTTTCAGGATTGTTGATGTATCCTTTGCCGGAGTTATAGGATTGATCTCTATGATTGTTTCTAAAAATAACCAACGTTTGGGTGATATAGCTTCCGGAACCGCTGTCATTTCCCTGAAAAACAATATCAATATTTCACATACAATCCTGGAGAATATCCACGAAAATTACATTCCTTCTTTTCCGCAAGTCATTGCTTTAAGTGATAATGATATGAGAATCATCAAAGATAATTACACCAAAGCACTGAAAGTAGATGACCGCCAGATCATCAGTAAGCTGTCTGAGAAAATTAAAAGTATTCTGAAACTGGAAATTGACGCTACTAAAATGACGGAAAGGCAGTTTATCAATGTGATTATTAAAGATTACAATTACTACACGGGAAAAGACAATTAG
- a CDS encoding stage II sporulation protein M, which produces MREVYFIKQNKEKWLGIEQVIQGKIKKNPDDLSSLYINLINDLSFAQTYYPKSNTTVYLNHLSAQIFQKIYKTKRVEENRLVYFFKTEVPLLMYQYRRYLMYAFLFFIFFTSIGVLSAIYDKDFVNIILGEGYVNETIENIKHNNAVGVYQSGSTWGSTIGIIFNNIQVGAKLYIYGIAGGVGTLFALLSNSVMLGAFQYFFYDYGALKDSARGIWLHGVFEIFAMVVEAMCGLILGASILFPRTFSRFNSFKKGFKDSFKIFLSTIPFTICAGIIEGYVTRHALTMPLILNLIIIFGSLTIIGFYYFVYPSIVYKKTNKHIHDTIL; this is translated from the coding sequence ATGAGAGAAGTTTATTTCATTAAACAAAATAAAGAAAAATGGTTGGGAATAGAACAGGTTATTCAAGGGAAAATTAAAAAAAATCCTGATGACCTGTCTTCGTTATATATAAATCTGATCAATGATCTTTCTTTTGCCCAGACCTATTATCCGAAAAGTAACACTACAGTTTACCTGAACCATTTGTCTGCGCAGATTTTTCAGAAGATCTATAAAACAAAAAGGGTAGAGGAAAACAGGCTTGTTTATTTTTTCAAAACTGAAGTCCCATTGCTGATGTATCAGTACAGAAGGTATCTGATGTATGCATTTCTCTTTTTTATTTTTTTTACCTCAATAGGAGTGCTTTCTGCCATTTATGATAAAGACTTTGTCAATATTATTCTGGGGGAAGGCTATGTGAATGAAACCATTGAAAATATTAAACATAATAATGCGGTAGGAGTTTACCAGAGTGGCAGTACATGGGGAAGTACCATCGGGATTATTTTTAATAATATTCAGGTGGGAGCAAAACTGTATATTTACGGAATTGCAGGTGGGGTAGGAACTTTATTCGCTTTGCTTTCCAACAGTGTGATGCTGGGTGCTTTCCAATATTTTTTCTATGATTACGGGGCTTTGAAAGACAGTGCAAGAGGGATATGGCTTCACGGAGTTTTTGAGATCTTTGCCATGGTGGTGGAAGCGATGTGCGGATTGATTCTTGGGGCATCTATTTTATTCCCGAGAACGTTTTCAAGGTTTAATTCTTTTAAAAAAGGATTTAAAGATTCATTTAAAATATTCTTAAGTACGATTCCTTTCACTATTTGTGCAGGGATTATAGAAGGTTATGTCACCAGACATGCATTGACGATGCCTTTAATTTTGAACCTTATCATTATTTTTGGCTCACTGACAATTATTGGATTCTACTATTTTGTGTATCCTTCTATTGTTTACAAAAAAACTAATAAACACATTCATGATACAATTTTATAA
- a CDS encoding DUF4013 domain-containing protein: MIQFYKKRDFGTFISDSFNFFKLYGKNYFKNYILINGLLLILMVTVVIFGYKELFSQIFGSNLGGETYYFEQYFSDNAGMLITVGILTFLLFMVLMIVNYLYPVFYLKRIAQGAEKIKTDEILNDFKSNAGRIAKLCLGMIFIVTPAILFVVGFSYILIFIIIGFFLILLLYPTIFNFTTFLMYDYFNSNRGFWESLSYALRSQFSYPNGSEKSPFWKYWGSAFVMFIIIYMITSIFTFIPMIFFYGSLLTSTPDGNFEQNPFTGAAGILFFVFYGVSMLISFFLSNLMYVNAGLMYYDSRTDLHQKVELAEIDTIGINE, translated from the coding sequence ATGATACAATTTTATAAAAAAAGAGATTTTGGAACTTTTATCAGTGACAGTTTCAATTTTTTCAAATTATACGGGAAGAATTATTTTAAGAACTATATTCTGATCAATGGATTGCTTTTGATCTTAATGGTAACCGTTGTAATTTTCGGATATAAAGAACTCTTTTCACAGATATTCGGGTCCAATCTTGGTGGAGAAACGTATTATTTTGAACAGTATTTTTCAGATAATGCGGGCATGCTGATTACAGTAGGAATACTTACTTTTCTGCTTTTTATGGTTCTGATGATTGTCAACTATCTGTATCCGGTCTTTTACTTAAAAAGAATTGCACAGGGAGCAGAGAAAATAAAAACGGATGAAATCCTGAATGATTTTAAAAGCAATGCAGGAAGAATAGCTAAGCTGTGCCTTGGAATGATTTTTATCGTCACACCTGCGATTTTGTTTGTGGTAGGATTTTCTTATATCCTGATTTTTATTATTATCGGATTTTTTCTGATACTGCTTCTTTATCCTACGATATTTAACTTTACTACATTCTTGATGTATGATTATTTTAATTCAAACAGAGGTTTCTGGGAAAGTTTGAGCTACGCATTAAGATCGCAGTTTTCCTATCCGAACGGTAGTGAGAAATCCCCCTTCTGGAAATATTGGGGATCAGCATTTGTGATGTTTATTATTATTTACATGATAACATCTATATTCACATTTATTCCGATGATATTCTTTTACGGATCGCTTCTTACTTCTACGCCTGACGGGAATTTTGAGCAGAATCCTTTTACCGGAGCTGCAGGAATTTTGTTTTTTGTATTCTATGGAGTTTCAATGCTGATATCATTTTTTCTTTCAAATCTGATGTATGTGAATGCAGGATTGATGTATTATGACAGCAGAACAGATCTTCACCAGAAAGTAGAACTTGCAGAAATAGATACTATTGGAATCAATGAGTAA
- a CDS encoding DUF4129 domain-containing protein, with protein sequence MSKIFLFILLFLSLGLVQAQDDTPTSDDLVDSLYTTGHYRNMLRADSVLMKNPVSENTAYPKTFKENIPSRYKGNEFDYSVSKPRESFFQKLMRKLNQIIQGIFGETALTKSGEFTAILIRLFAIILVGFLLYFIIKYIMGKDGNFLFGKKNKKLDLNVQELHENIHEINFPESIAKFEMAGDYRSAVRYQFLFILKKLSDKKLINWNPEKTNKDYAVELKAPHLKNDFSNLSYIFDYVWYGEFSIEEQSYQKFKNQYQAFKP encoded by the coding sequence ATGAGTAAAATTTTCCTTTTCATATTGCTTTTTCTCTCTCTTGGGCTGGTTCAGGCTCAGGATGATACTCCCACTTCTGATGATCTGGTAGATTCACTCTATACAACCGGGCATTACAGAAATATGCTGCGTGCGGATTCAGTACTGATGAAAAATCCGGTATCTGAGAATACAGCTTATCCGAAAACATTCAAAGAAAATATTCCATCAAGATATAAAGGAAATGAATTTGACTATTCCGTATCAAAGCCCAGAGAGTCTTTCTTTCAAAAGCTGATGCGGAAGCTCAACCAAATTATACAGGGGATTTTCGGGGAAACAGCATTGACAAAGTCTGGGGAATTTACCGCAATCCTTATCCGTCTGTTTGCAATTATCCTGGTAGGTTTTCTATTGTATTTCATCATTAAATATATCATGGGAAAAGACGGGAACTTTCTTTTTGGTAAAAAGAATAAAAAGCTGGATCTCAATGTGCAGGAACTCCATGAAAATATCCATGAAATCAATTTTCCTGAAAGTATCGCAAAATTTGAGATGGCGGGAGATTATCGTTCGGCAGTCCGTTACCAGTTTCTGTTTATTCTTAAAAAACTGAGTGATAAAAAGCTGATCAACTGGAATCCGGAAAAAACCAATAAGGATTATGCCGTAGAGTTAAAAGCTCCCCATCTGAAAAATGACTTTTCTAATCTGTCTTATATTTTTGATTATGTCTGGTATGGAGAATTCAGTATTGAAGAACAGAGCTATCAGAAATTTAAAAATCAATATCAGGCATTTAAACCCTAA
- a CDS encoding DUF4350 domain-containing protein, whose amino-acid sequence MNKTFKTYAAIFIIVMIILALLEVNKKETTDWRKNFDINEKSPFGLFVFNNEAKNLFKNNLKKIEQIPYEYYNQHKKGSHNIVVIENNFDKESWNKILTQVSEGSDAFLMVSRMPKEISDSIGYYDSEISFEEENVLKLTDKKYQNDFVKLDKFPSGRGFSFIKPNVEVLGKTVEKKNTDQANFIKVKFGKGHVYAHTEPLFLTNYYLLKPGNVKYAQDVFSYLPDRETLWFVSNKSSASRFFMRFVLSNPALKYAWWVFLGGFILFIFFNAKRKQRIVPVTEPLRNTSLDFVKSIGNLYLQEGDFHDMMAKKSQYFLNKVRMDLLIDTQNLDEEFAKKLQLKTGKTMEMINEAITLIKKGQDPYASVIKEDLTRINKLLDEIFK is encoded by the coding sequence ATGAATAAAACTTTCAAAACATATGCTGCAATTTTCATCATTGTGATGATTATTCTGGCATTGCTTGAAGTTAACAAAAAAGAAACGACAGACTGGCGAAAGAATTTTGATATCAATGAAAAGTCTCCGTTCGGGCTATTTGTTTTTAATAATGAAGCTAAAAATCTTTTTAAAAACAATCTGAAGAAGATTGAACAGATTCCCTACGAATACTACAATCAGCATAAAAAAGGATCTCACAATATTGTCGTTATTGAAAATAATTTTGACAAAGAATCCTGGAATAAAATCCTGACGCAGGTATCTGAAGGTTCGGATGCATTTCTAATGGTCTCCCGTATGCCGAAAGAAATTTCAGACAGTATCGGATATTATGATTCCGAAATCTCTTTTGAAGAAGAAAATGTACTGAAGCTTACCGACAAAAAATATCAGAATGATTTTGTTAAATTAGATAAATTTCCATCAGGAAGAGGATTTTCATTCATTAAACCTAACGTCGAAGTCCTGGGAAAAACGGTGGAAAAAAAGAATACAGATCAGGCTAATTTTATCAAAGTAAAGTTTGGGAAAGGACATGTTTACGCTCATACTGAACCTCTTTTTCTGACCAATTATTATCTTCTGAAACCCGGAAACGTAAAGTATGCACAAGATGTATTTTCATATCTTCCGGATAGGGAAACGCTTTGGTTTGTATCCAATAAAAGTTCTGCATCACGTTTCTTTATGAGATTTGTACTGTCGAATCCGGCTTTAAAGTATGCATGGTGGGTATTTTTGGGAGGATTTATCCTTTTCATTTTCTTTAATGCCAAAAGAAAACAGAGAATAGTACCGGTAACAGAGCCTCTGAGGAATACTTCTCTGGATTTTGTAAAAAGTATTGGAAATCTATATCTTCAGGAAGGTGATTTTCATGATATGATGGCAAAGAAATCGCAGTATTTTCTGAACAAAGTGAGAATGGATCTGTTGATAGATACTCAGAATTTAGATGAAGAATTTGCAAAAAAACTACAGCTGAAAACCGGGAAAACCATGGAGATGATTAATGAAGCTATTACGCTTATCAAAAAAGGGCAGGACCCTTATGCCAGTGTAATAAAAGAAGATCTTACAAGGATCAATAAACTCCTTGACGAAATATTTAAATAA
- a CDS encoding AAA family ATPase, producing the protein MENFDNPNIEDQSSINLNKQEEQFQSRIDMIELRASLEKVKSEIGKVIVGQEKMIEHLLAALLSNGHVLIEGVPGVAKTITAKLLAKTIDVGFSRIQFTPDLMPSDILGTSVFNVKNSEFEFKKGPIFSNFILIDEINRSPAKTQSALFEVMEERQITMDGIRYILEEPFLVIATQNPIEHEGTYRLPEAQLDRFLFKINVGYPNLEQEIAIIKNQHESKKEDKTEGVNRVITAEQLKNYQHLVKEIIVESQLMEYIAKIIINTRENQFLYLGASPRASLALLTASKAFAALRGRDFVTPEDIKEASYAVLRHRVIVSPEREMEGLTADEIIRQILEGIEIPR; encoded by the coding sequence ATGGAAAACTTTGATAACCCGAATATAGAAGACCAAAGCTCTATCAATCTTAATAAACAGGAAGAGCAGTTTCAGTCGAGAATTGATATGATTGAACTTCGTGCAAGCTTAGAGAAAGTAAAATCTGAGATTGGAAAAGTAATTGTAGGACAGGAGAAGATGATTGAACATCTTTTGGCTGCCTTACTTTCAAACGGACACGTTCTGATTGAAGGTGTTCCCGGAGTAGCTAAAACGATTACGGCAAAATTATTGGCTAAGACAATTGATGTAGGCTTCAGCAGAATTCAGTTTACACCGGATCTGATGCCTTCCGATATTTTGGGAACTTCTGTATTCAATGTGAAAAACTCAGAATTTGAATTTAAAAAAGGACCTATCTTCTCCAATTTCATCCTGATTGATGAGATCAACAGATCGCCTGCAAAAACGCAGTCTGCATTATTTGAAGTCATGGAAGAAAGGCAGATCACGATGGATGGTATCCGTTATATTTTGGAAGAACCTTTCCTGGTGATAGCTACACAAAACCCTATAGAGCATGAAGGAACGTATAGACTTCCGGAAGCTCAGCTGGACCGTTTTTTATTCAAAATCAATGTAGGGTATCCTAATCTTGAGCAGGAAATAGCGATCATTAAAAACCAGCACGAAAGTAAAAAAGAAGATAAAACAGAAGGAGTAAATCGTGTTATCACAGCTGAACAATTGAAAAACTACCAGCATCTGGTAAAAGAAATCATTGTGGAAAGCCAACTGATGGAATATATTGCTAAGATTATCATCAACACAAGAGAAAACCAATTCTTATATCTGGGCGCTTCACCAAGAGCTTCACTAGCACTTCTTACTGCCTCAAAAGCATTTGCCGCTCTGAGAGGAAGAGATTTTGTGACTCCTGAAGATATTAAAGAAGCAAGCTACGCAGTTTTGAGACACAGAGTTATCGTATCTCCGGAAAGAGAAATGGAAGGTCTCACCGCAGATGAAATTATCCGTCAGATTTTAGAAGGAATAGAGATTCCAAGATAG
- a CDS encoding four helix bundle protein, protein MANFKELIVWQKSIDFVTEIYKTTEAFPKDEIYGLISQIRRAAISIPSNIAEGNSRTSKT, encoded by the coding sequence ATGGCAAATTTTAAAGAACTTATAGTTTGGCAAAAGTCTATTGATTTTGTTACTGAAATTTACAAAACCACAGAAGCTTTTCCTAAGGATGAAATCTACGGATTAATATCACAAATCAGACGAGCCGCCATTTCTATACCCTCGAATATTGCAGAGGGGAACTCAAGAACAAGTAAAACCTGA
- a CDS encoding four helix bundle protein, translating into MQRGTQEQVKPDYLQFLKISRGSCAEVETQLIISKNLKFLNEEDYLKLNERIIEISKMLNGLINSMQ; encoded by the coding sequence TTGCAGAGGGGAACTCAAGAACAAGTAAAACCTGATTATCTGCAATTTTTAAAAATATCAAGAGGTAGTTGTGCAGAAGTAGAAACACAATTAATTATTTCAAAAAATCTCAAATTTTTAAATGAAGAAGATTATTTAAAACTGAATGAAAGGATTATAGAAATATCTAAAATGTTAAACGGATTAATTAATTCCATGCAATAG